The sequence ACCGCTCCTGCTTCTTAAAATCCGAGGGCAACCAGGCCACCCCGTACTGCTCCCCTACGCTCTGCCCAATGGCATTGATCTTTTGGGCGTCCTTTAAGGGGCTGATGCTCAGGGTGGTGCAAAAATAGTCAAAGTCCATTTCCTTGGCCAGCGCCGCCGTCTTTTCCAGTCGTTGGCGATAGCAGCGCATACAGCGGGCGCCCCCCTCCGGGCAGTCCTCATACCCCTTGGCAACAGCCGCAAAGGCCGCCGGTTCGTAGTCCCCGGCGATCAGCTGCACCGGGTGCACTGCCGGCTGGTGCGCGATCAGCCGCCGCTGCTCCGCCAAGCGCTTTTGGAACTCTCCCTCCGGGGCAATATTCGGATTATAATAAAAGACCGTGATCTGAAAATACTGCGACAGCCACTCCAGCGTGGCGCTGGAACAGGGGGCGCAGCAGCTGTGCAGCAGCAGGGTGGGTACTCGCCCTGCCGCCGTTTGCTGCCGGATCACGGCCATACACATACGATCGTAATTGATTTTGTTCATGTTATTTGCTCAAATAGTAAGTGGGGTTCACCCGGGTGCCATTCAGCCGAATTTCAAAATGGCTGTGGGGCCCGGTGGAATTGCCGGTAGAACCGCTCTTGGCGATCTGCTGACCCTTCTTCACCGTTTGGCCGGTGCCCACTAAAATAGACGAATTGTGGGCGTACAGGGTCACCACGCTGCGGCCGTGGCTGTCTGTGCCGTGATAGATCATCACATAGTAGCCGTAGCTGTAATCCAGCCGCTTGACGGTAATCACCACCCCGGACTGGGCGGCCACCACCTTGGAGCCTACGCCGCAAGGAAAGTCCAGCCCACCGTGGTACTTGCCGCTGGAGTAATTGGGGAACCCGGCGCTGACAGTATAGTGCCCGGGCACCGGATAAGTCATATTCAGCGCCGCGTCCGAGTGGCTGTAAACCCCTTGGGCCTTGCCCCCGGCGGTGTTGTTCTTAGAGGTGGTGTGCTCCTTGTCCTTTTTGGACAGGGTGGTCACCTCGTCTGCGTTCTTCAAACCGCTGATCAGGGCGTCGATCTCGCTTTCCACCTGCTGCTGCAGCTTTTCGTCCTCGTTACGGTACTCGGTGTACATTCGGTTCTGCGCTGTCAGCTGCGCCAAGAGTGCGTCGCTCTCCGCCCGGTCCTGGGCCAGGATCACCTTGCTGGCGGCAATACCCTCCTGGTCCCGCTCAATGGCGGCCTGCTTAGCTTTTAAGGTTTTGTTTTTTTCGTCCAGGTCTTTTTTGACCTTTTGGTACTGCGCTTTTTGCTGGTTCAGGCCGTTTTGCTTGGAACAGATCTCCTCCATCTTGCCATTGACCTCTTGCAGCAGCTCCGTGTCGCTCTTGGACACGGCCTTGATCATCTCGTACCGGGTAAGGAAGCCGGAAATATCCTTGCACCCCAGCAGTGCGGAGATAATGCTGTACTCACCGCTTATGTACATCACCCGCAGCCGGTAGCAATAGGCCTGATAGGTGGCCTCAAACCGGTCGTTGAGCTTGTTCAGTTCCTTTTGGCCGGCGTCCACTTCCTTTTGCAGGGCGTCCAGCTGCTTTTTGTTGGCGGCGATTTGGGGCTTTAGCGTGTCAATGGCCTTTTGGCTCTCGTCCACCTGGGCTTGCAGCACCGTCAGTCGGTCGTTCATGGCGCCGATTTTTTGATCTAAAGTGTCCACATAATCCTGGGTCACCTTGGAGCTTTTGCCCAGCTCCGCCAGCTTCTTTTCGCTTTCTTCTATGCTTTTTTGCAGCTCTTTTTGCTGCTGCTCCAGGCTCTTTTTGGCCTGATCCTTTTTGGCGTTTTCCGCCGCCTTGTCCGTGGTGGTCTCCGCCGCCGTGGTACTCTCCGCGGTCTCCGCACCCCAGGCGCTACCCCCGGGCAGGGCGCACAATAGGGCGCACGCCAGCACCAACGCCAGGAGCTTTTGACTGTATTTTTTCATATTCTGTTCCATCTCCTTGACGCATTAGGGCAAATAAATTTCCGGGTTCACGCAGTCGTTATACGACGCGGTGGGGGTGCGCACTTCAAAGTGGCAGTGCGGGCCGGTGGAGTTACCGGTGGAGCCGCTGTAAGCAATCAGCTGGCCACGGTGCACATGTGTGCCGGCAGATACCACCCGCCGACTGTTGTGGGCGTACAGGGTATACAC comes from Oscillospiraceae bacterium and encodes:
- a CDS encoding epoxyqueuosine reductase QueH is translated as MNKINYDRMCMAVIRQQTAAGRVPTLLLHSCCAPCSSATLEWLSQYFQITVFYYNPNIAPEGEFQKRLAEQRRLIAHQPAVHPVQLIAGDYEPAAFAAVAKGYEDCPEGGARCMRCYRQRLEKTAALAKEMDFDYFCTTLSISPLKDAQKINAIGQSVGEQYGVAWLPSDFKKQERYKRSIALSREYGLYRQNFCGCVYSKQEKEKPV
- a CDS encoding peptidoglycan DD-metalloendopeptidase family protein, encoding MKKYSQKLLALVLACALLCALPGGSAWGAETAESTTAAETTTDKAAENAKKDQAKKSLEQQQKELQKSIEESEKKLAELGKSSKVTQDYVDTLDQKIGAMNDRLTVLQAQVDESQKAIDTLKPQIAANKKQLDALQKEVDAGQKELNKLNDRFEATYQAYCYRLRVMYISGEYSIISALLGCKDISGFLTRYEMIKAVSKSDTELLQEVNGKMEEICSKQNGLNQQKAQYQKVKKDLDEKNKTLKAKQAAIERDQEGIAASKVILAQDRAESDALLAQLTAQNRMYTEYRNEDEKLQQQVESEIDALISGLKNADEVTTLSKKDKEHTTSKNNTAGGKAQGVYSHSDAALNMTYPVPGHYTVSAGFPNYSSGKYHGGLDFPCGVGSKVVAAQSGVVITVKRLDYSYGYYVMIYHGTDSHGRSVVTLYAHNSSILVGTGQTVKKGQQIAKSGSTGNSTGPHSHFEIRLNGTRVNPTYYLSK